A genomic stretch from Fodinibius salinus includes:
- the ahcY gene encoding adenosylhomocysteinase, producing MAQKVKEKLPYKVKDIGLAEFGRKEIRLAEAEMPGLMALREEYADEQPLEGARIAGCLHMTIQTAVLIETLVELGAEVQWSSCNIFSTQDHAAAAIADQDIPVYAWKGMNEEEFWWCIEQTLFFEDGEPLNMILDDGGDLTKLVHEDYPELLDGINGISEETTTGVNRLYKMAKNDTLGSPAINVNDSVTKSKFDNKYGCRESCVDAVKRATDIMLAGKVAVVAGYGDVGKGSAASLRGGGARVIVTEIDPICALQAAMEGYEVMKMEDAIPKADIVITATGNKDIITEEHFKKMNDKTIVGNIGHFDNEIDVAWLKENAERDNIKPQVDLFKMDNGKEVILLSEGRLMNLGNATGHPSFVMSNSFTNQTLAQIALWNRPEDFDLEVSVLPKDLDEKVARLHLKKIGVELEELSDDQAEYIDVPKEGPYKPDHYRY from the coding sequence ATGGCACAGAAGGTAAAAGAAAAACTTCCTTATAAAGTTAAAGATATTGGTCTGGCAGAGTTTGGCCGCAAAGAGATTCGTTTGGCTGAGGCCGAAATGCCTGGGCTGATGGCACTTCGTGAAGAATATGCCGATGAGCAGCCGCTAGAGGGCGCACGTATCGCAGGCTGCCTACACATGACGATTCAAACAGCAGTACTTATTGAAACGCTTGTTGAGTTGGGAGCCGAAGTACAGTGGTCATCCTGCAATATTTTCTCAACGCAAGATCACGCTGCAGCAGCTATTGCCGATCAGGACATTCCGGTGTATGCCTGGAAAGGAATGAACGAAGAGGAATTCTGGTGGTGCATCGAGCAGACGCTGTTTTTTGAAGATGGTGAGCCACTAAACATGATTCTGGATGACGGTGGAGACCTTACGAAATTGGTACACGAAGATTATCCTGAATTACTTGACGGTATCAATGGAATTTCTGAGGAGACAACGACCGGCGTTAATCGTCTTTATAAGATGGCAAAAAATGACACGCTCGGATCACCAGCCATCAACGTGAATGATTCTGTTACCAAGTCGAAATTTGATAACAAGTACGGCTGCCGCGAGTCTTGTGTGGATGCGGTTAAGCGTGCCACCGATATTATGCTTGCTGGAAAAGTTGCCGTTGTTGCTGGGTACGGAGATGTCGGTAAAGGGTCTGCTGCTTCACTGCGCGGTGGCGGAGCTCGTGTTATCGTTACTGAAATCGATCCTATTTGTGCACTGCAGGCCGCGATGGAAGGCTACGAAGTGATGAAAATGGAGGATGCCATTCCCAAAGCTGATATCGTAATTACGGCTACCGGTAATAAGGACATTATTACTGAGGAGCACTTCAAGAAGATGAATGACAAGACGATTGTCGGTAACATTGGTCATTTCGATAATGAGATTGATGTAGCTTGGCTCAAAGAAAATGCTGAGCGCGACAATATTAAGCCGCAGGTTGATCTTTTCAAGATGGATAACGGCAAAGAAGTGATATTGCTTTCTGAAGGTCGTCTGATGAATCTTGGAAACGCAACGGGACATCCATCTTTTGTGATGTCGAATAGCTTTACCAATCAAACACTGGCGCAAATTGCACTCTGGAATCGTCCGGAAGATTTTGATCTGGAAGTGAGTGTGTTGCCTAAAGACCTGGATGAGAAAGTTGCTCGTCTACATCTCAAGAAAATTGGCGTAGAACTCGAAGAACTTAGTGATGACCAGGCTGAATACATCGACGTTCCCAAAGAGGGACCCTATAAGCCGGATCATTATCGATATTAA
- a CDS encoding carboxypeptidase-like regulatory domain-containing protein translates to MKTSNYFTCKAILLVTTVLLASLNLSCTSETRLLNKVPVNSVNIKVVDQNDNPISGAQIEASNGRQTTTDANGKANVRFGSVGIHSITVLADNHMPNNFIVTMPTDRGDTITARLADPIEFTGITFGSANLYPLMFNYMFSSYGYGLEINDYQAGQWTSWAINTGENEDTMIMSKAFLKELDNGQQWWQIEIKDVNDEGSNYIAEVLFAKNRDSIVRYREKIGDNEAQEKPVSKGWYTSPTELTKESQEGALSKQNVEVIIPKGTFMANLLKYGVAPEISLNIWKAKDKAIPGSVLKYETSSTDGELMYRSTLQDFGNDASTKLNSY, encoded by the coding sequence ATGAAAACGTCAAACTATTTTACTTGTAAAGCGATACTGCTCGTTACAACTGTGCTTCTTGCATCCTTGAACTTAAGCTGTACATCCGAAACACGACTCTTAAATAAGGTACCGGTCAACTCAGTTAATATTAAGGTTGTCGATCAGAATGATAACCCGATTAGTGGTGCACAAATTGAAGCCTCCAACGGACGCCAGACAACTACCGATGCCAATGGCAAAGCGAATGTCCGTTTCGGCAGTGTGGGTATCCACTCCATAACCGTACTTGCTGATAACCACATGCCTAATAACTTTATCGTTACCATGCCAACCGATCGCGGTGACACAATTACGGCACGGCTGGCCGACCCTATTGAATTTACAGGCATTACCTTTGGATCAGCCAATCTCTATCCACTGATGTTTAACTATATGTTTAGCAGCTATGGATACGGATTAGAGATAAATGACTATCAAGCAGGGCAATGGACATCGTGGGCGATTAATACCGGTGAAAATGAGGATACGATGATTATGTCTAAAGCCTTTCTCAAAGAATTGGACAATGGTCAGCAATGGTGGCAGATAGAAATAAAGGATGTCAATGATGAAGGCAGCAACTATATTGCCGAAGTCTTATTTGCTAAAAATAGAGATTCAATCGTCCGCTACCGTGAAAAAATAGGAGATAACGAAGCCCAGGAAAAACCTGTTTCAAAAGGATGGTACACCTCTCCTACTGAGCTTACTAAAGAATCACAAGAAGGTGCCCTCAGCAAACAAAATGTTGAAGTTATCATCCCAAAAGGAACATTTATGGCCAATCTTCTTAAATACGGTGTTGCCCCAGAGATATCCCTGAACATCTGGAAGGCTAAAGATAAGGCCATCCCCGGCAGCGTTTTAAAGTACGAAACCTCCAGTACTGATGGTGAGTTGATGTATCGAAGTACACTGCAAGATTTTGGAAATGATGCTTCTACCAAACTGAACAGTTACTAA
- the gldC gene encoding gliding motility protein GldC, with product MSDKTKEISITVELDDNDVPEKIDWNATDKAGEGIANCKAMLLSMWDPKKKDTLRLDLWTKEMTKEEMKIFFHQTLVTMADTLQNATEEEAMAEDMRDFTSYFAEKMEIME from the coding sequence ATGAGTGACAAAACAAAAGAAATTAGTATCACTGTAGAACTGGATGATAACGATGTCCCTGAAAAGATAGACTGGAATGCTACGGATAAAGCAGGAGAAGGTATTGCAAATTGCAAAGCAATGCTGCTATCAATGTGGGATCCTAAAAAGAAAGACACCCTGCGCCTGGATTTGTGGACCAAGGAAATGACCAAGGAGGAAATGAAGATCTTTTTCCACCAGACGCTGGTAACCATGGCCGATACGCTTCAAAACGCAACTGAAGAAGAGGCTATGGCTGAGGACATGCGCGATTTTACATCCTACTTTGCTGAAAAAATGGAAATTATGGAGTAG
- the amrB gene encoding AmmeMemoRadiSam system protein B has translation MSTNSIFNSISDPIPTLRRDLQVIPIQENGSSYLYFHDERGYATPDLALQQQVGTLLNLIDGQQSIEDLESYLGDDVTKEDLLDFIQFLDKNRLLASDHLEHHAKEIETNYEHSSVHESVTAGASYPADPEQLTDYLDQAFSEQRIDPIENAKALYAPHIDPRVALDSYVKAFAPIRNLNPKRVVILATSHYAGLYPEHYKEEPFILVDKDFELPLGSVKRDQKSINKLRDSGQKFGITTHDRAHRMEHSIELHLLFLSYLWDHDFSIVPFLTRGLDDLYYMEDGHLGKQLNNFSTLLNQEFGNDGDTFFLISGDLAHFGKKFGDQSAASTMFDEVEGFDEQFLDYGSANKKEEMLNLMQSNMDSYRICGFPPLYTFLQSMPDLRGSVLSYDLWDQQERDSAVTFGSILYS, from the coding sequence ATGAGTACTAATTCCATTTTTAATTCGATTTCTGATCCCATCCCAACGCTACGCCGAGACCTGCAGGTTATTCCCATTCAAGAGAACGGTAGTTCGTACCTGTACTTTCATGATGAGCGCGGCTATGCCACGCCCGACCTGGCGCTGCAGCAACAAGTGGGCACACTGCTTAATCTGATCGACGGACAACAAAGTATTGAAGATCTGGAATCCTATCTGGGAGATGATGTAACCAAAGAAGATCTGCTGGATTTTATTCAATTTCTGGACAAAAATCGGCTGCTTGCCTCCGACCATTTGGAGCATCATGCCAAAGAAATCGAAACTAACTATGAACATTCTTCTGTACATGAATCGGTAACTGCCGGTGCCTCCTATCCTGCTGATCCGGAACAACTTACAGACTATTTGGATCAAGCTTTTTCTGAACAAAGAATTGATCCTATTGAGAATGCCAAGGCGCTTTATGCACCGCATATTGATCCGCGGGTAGCTCTCGACAGCTATGTAAAGGCGTTCGCGCCCATCAGAAATTTGAACCCCAAACGCGTAGTAATCCTGGCAACATCACACTATGCCGGACTTTATCCTGAGCACTATAAAGAAGAGCCCTTTATCTTGGTGGACAAGGATTTTGAATTACCTCTGGGATCCGTCAAACGAGACCAAAAGTCAATCAACAAACTGAGAGACAGTGGGCAAAAATTTGGCATAACAACACACGACCGAGCTCATCGTATGGAACACAGTATTGAACTACACCTACTGTTCCTGAGTTATTTGTGGGACCACGATTTTAGTATTGTCCCCTTTCTTACGCGCGGACTTGACGATCTTTACTATATGGAGGACGGTCATCTTGGTAAACAACTCAATAATTTTTCCACCTTACTTAATCAAGAGTTTGGTAACGATGGTGACACCTTCTTTTTGATCAGCGGAGACCTTGCTCATTTCGGTAAAAAGTTTGGAGATCAGTCGGCAGCTTCCACCATGTTTGATGAAGTCGAAGGTTTTGATGAACAATTCCTGGACTATGGTTCAGCAAATAAAAAAGAAGAAATGCTGAATCTGATGCAATCCAACATGGACAGCTATCGTATTTGTGGCTTTCCGCCGCTCTATACCTTTTTGCAAAGTATGCCAGATCTCAGGGGCAGCGTACTAAGCTACGATCTGTGGGATCAACAAGAGCGTGACAGTGCCGTAACATTTGGCTCTATTCTTTACAGTTAA
- the nth gene encoding endonuclease III has product MPKTKQYEDLPKLPEKTEKQKERAQKILDELYKHYPNPHCALDHRNPFELLCATILSAQCTDVRVNKTTPDLFEAYPTPELMAEAPDEELHELVRSTGFYRNKSKALKRSSQTIVEKHDGQVPQNMDALLELYGVARKTANVVLGNAFNINVGVVVDTHVRRFSNRYGLTEHEKNTDKIERDLMALFPRDTWTDLSHLMIHHGRNACKARISEPPDHPLCEQYGIHCECQEMRQAAE; this is encoded by the coding sequence ATGCCTAAAACCAAGCAATACGAAGATCTCCCAAAACTGCCTGAAAAAACAGAGAAACAAAAAGAGCGGGCACAAAAAATTTTGGATGAGCTCTACAAGCACTATCCCAACCCACATTGTGCATTAGATCATCGCAATCCATTCGAATTGCTCTGTGCTACTATTTTGAGTGCCCAATGCACGGATGTTCGCGTTAACAAAACAACACCCGACCTTTTTGAAGCCTATCCCACGCCCGAACTAATGGCAGAAGCACCTGATGAAGAACTCCATGAGCTGGTTCGATCCACCGGATTTTATCGCAATAAATCAAAAGCACTTAAGCGATCATCACAAACAATTGTTGAAAAACACGACGGGCAAGTTCCCCAAAACATGGATGCTCTGCTAGAACTTTATGGCGTCGCTCGCAAGACGGCAAATGTAGTACTCGGTAATGCTTTTAATATCAATGTGGGAGTTGTAGTGGATACGCATGTCCGCCGATTTTCTAATAGATACGGGCTTACCGAACACGAAAAAAATACCGACAAGATTGAACGAGATTTAATGGCATTGTTCCCGCGCGATACCTGGACTGATCTTTCACACCTAATGATTCATCACGGACGTAATGCCTGTAAGGCACGCATTTCCGAACCGCCCGATCATCCTCTTTGTGAACAATACGGTATCCACTGTGAATGCCAAGAAATGAGACAAGCCGCCGAGTAG
- a CDS encoding spinster family MFS transporter, producing MSLPKEKAKKMISSPYAWLVLGLLTLIYISSFVDRQIIAVLAPQIQQELSLTNFQVGLMYGTSFSIIYAICGIPMGRLADIYSRKIMIVAGLLIWSLMTFISGFASSLTFLITARFFVGISESALSPAVYSLLSDYFRPDQRATVFSIYAAGIFVGIGVAFLGGGSIAQAYNWRTALMAVGVPGLFIAGIAWFVIRELPRGITQENQRFDTKASFTEVVSYILKKKTVRYHFLGFSFLAFTGYTILGFIGIVLTDIHDAGSLVPQYGWFMMATGLSVMASGKAADWLAQQWDASYRFVMGMVAGLFCLPFYYLGLFAESATAALILIGLANVISSSYNGIAAAILQYLVKPNMRALAGGLYLFVISVVGFGVGPPFTGWLMDTIFTGSYGAAKALMLVFTCCGILGSICFWRAMQTYEQEVEDD from the coding sequence ATGTCTCTACCAAAAGAGAAGGCAAAAAAAATGATTTCCAGCCCTTATGCATGGCTGGTGCTGGGACTGTTGACACTTATTTATATTTCCAGCTTTGTGGATCGTCAAATTATTGCTGTATTGGCACCGCAGATTCAGCAAGAGTTGTCACTTACCAACTTTCAAGTGGGACTGATGTATGGCACCTCCTTTTCTATTATCTATGCTATTTGTGGTATCCCCATGGGGCGGCTGGCAGATATTTACTCCCGAAAAATAATGATTGTTGCCGGGCTGCTCATTTGGAGTCTGATGACCTTCATCAGTGGATTTGCCAGTTCCCTAACATTCTTAATTACGGCCCGATTTTTTGTGGGAATTAGTGAATCGGCCTTAAGTCCGGCGGTGTATTCGCTGCTTTCGGATTATTTTCGTCCCGACCAGCGGGCCACGGTCTTTTCTATTTATGCGGCCGGCATTTTTGTAGGGATTGGCGTAGCTTTTCTGGGAGGGGGATCTATTGCACAGGCCTACAACTGGCGAACGGCGCTGATGGCAGTAGGTGTACCGGGATTGTTTATTGCTGGTATTGCATGGTTTGTGATCCGGGAACTTCCACGTGGCATTACGCAAGAAAATCAACGGTTTGATACCAAAGCTAGTTTTACTGAGGTGGTGTCGTATATCCTTAAGAAGAAAACGGTGCGTTATCACTTTCTGGGATTTTCGTTCTTGGCCTTTACCGGTTATACAATCCTCGGGTTTATAGGTATTGTGCTTACCGATATTCATGATGCCGGTTCACTGGTGCCGCAGTACGGTTGGTTTATGATGGCTACAGGACTCAGCGTGATGGCATCTGGCAAAGCCGCGGATTGGCTGGCTCAACAATGGGATGCTTCGTACCGTTTTGTGATGGGGATGGTGGCCGGACTTTTTTGTTTGCCGTTTTATTACCTTGGATTATTTGCCGAATCAGCAACTGCTGCTTTAATTCTAATCGGATTAGCAAACGTAATTTCATCATCCTACAACGGAATTGCGGCCGCCATTTTGCAATATCTGGTAAAACCGAATATGCGGGCGCTGGCCGGGGGGTTGTATTTATTTGTTATCAGCGTAGTGGGATTTGGGGTCGGACCGCCGTTTACCGGCTGGCTGATGGATACGATATTTACAGGTAGTTACGGTGCAGCTAAAGCGCTAATGCTGGTCTTTACGTGCTGCGGCATTCTGGGTAGCATCTGCTTTTGGAGGGCTATGCAAACATATGAGCAAGAGGTGGAAGATGATTAG
- a CDS encoding alpha/beta hydrolase family esterase: MCYKNRKSRRLDLQPSSYFIYRFLLFPLLFLFLISCGNEDSAKPMTKDTERLSQSIKVDGNVREYILHIPHNQEELSTLPIVFVLHGGRGSPEAMEQITNFHTQKSSTEFITVYPASTGKFWNDGRANADSTINDIKFIESLVDTLKTQYSIDKNGVFATGLSNGGTMSVRLGCESSNIKAISAVASTAVKNVIDNCSLDTPKPFMLIQGTSDPITNFNGVQKEKRKIVSHNYAIDKFLSLNNCSSKFTDKAIPDTSNDKTSTVIKRYEDCQTKSKVISVVVKNGGHTWPGSVKYRSRFLVGNISQDFNASEIIWDFFYSQI, translated from the coding sequence ATGTGTTATAAAAATCGCAAAAGCCGCCGATTAGATTTGCAACCTTCCTCTTATTTCATCTACCGATTTCTTCTTTTCCCTTTGTTATTTCTATTCCTGATTTCTTGCGGCAATGAGGATAGTGCCAAACCCATGACTAAGGATACGGAACGGCTTTCTCAATCAATTAAAGTGGATGGCAACGTTCGGGAATACATTTTGCATATTCCTCATAATCAAGAAGAGCTTTCAACACTACCGATAGTATTTGTACTTCACGGAGGTCGAGGGAGCCCGGAGGCAATGGAGCAAATAACCAACTTTCACACACAGAAATCATCTACTGAATTCATAACTGTTTACCCTGCCTCTACAGGTAAATTTTGGAATGATGGCAGAGCCAATGCAGACTCAACAATTAATGACATAAAATTTATTGAAAGCCTTGTTGATACTTTAAAAACTCAATACTCCATTGATAAAAATGGTGTATTTGCGACCGGCTTATCGAATGGAGGAACCATGTCTGTACGCCTGGGATGCGAAAGTAGTAATATCAAGGCTATTTCAGCCGTTGCAAGTACTGCCGTCAAGAACGTAATCGACAATTGCAGCTTAGATACCCCTAAGCCCTTTATGCTCATTCAAGGTACGAGCGACCCTATCACGAATTTCAACGGCGTACAAAAAGAAAAGAGAAAAATTGTAAGCCATAATTATGCAATTGACAAATTTTTATCCCTTAACAACTGTAGTTCTAAGTTCACAGACAAAGCCATCCCAGATACCAGTAATGATAAAACTTCAACCGTCATCAAACGCTATGAGGATTGCCAAACCAAATCAAAGGTCATAAGCGTTGTGGTAAAAAACGGTGGCCACACGTGGCCCGGGAGTGTTAAATATCGCTCCAGATTTTTGGTAGGCAATATAAGTCAAGACTTTAATGCCTCAGAAATTATTTGGGACTTCTTCTATAGTCAGATTTAA
- a CDS encoding NAD(P)(+) transhydrogenase (Re/Si-specific) subunit beta yields MGNFLPPSIQSILPNIIQLCYLIATGVFIFGIKRLGSPATARSGNQLAALGMLIGLVVTLFDQQIMSFEYIIGGIVVGSAIGVFAAKKVEMTAMPEMVAIFNGFGGGASALVAWGEFVRISDPTLLGTQDLITIGLSILIGSITFTGSFIAFGKLKGFISGNPITFPGHNIFNALLTVGTLVLVGLLTVNPANQLVFWLLFGIALLLGILTVIPIGGADMPVVISLLNSYSGIAAAMAGFVINNNLLIISGALVGAAGLILTNIMCKAMNRTLTNVLFGAFGGSDSSDSGPASDTDKTVRETTPDDVALQCTYANKVIIVPGYGLAVAQAQHVLKEVADKLEEEGVEVKYGIHPVAGRMPGHMNVLLAEADVPYDQLYDREQINPEFSSTDVVLIIGANDVVNPVAKTEPGSPIYGMPVMNVDDADRTIIFKRSLNPGFAGIDNPLFYAESNQMFFGDAKDSLQALSQSLKDVK; encoded by the coding sequence ATGGGTAATTTCTTACCTCCGTCTATACAGTCGATACTGCCCAACATCATACAGCTTTGCTATCTTATAGCTACCGGGGTATTTATTTTTGGGATTAAGCGGCTCGGCTCTCCGGCCACCGCCCGGTCGGGCAATCAGCTGGCAGCGCTGGGGATGTTAATTGGCCTTGTTGTTACTCTCTTTGATCAACAAATAATGTCATTTGAATACATTATCGGTGGAATTGTGGTGGGATCGGCAATTGGTGTCTTTGCTGCCAAAAAGGTAGAAATGACGGCCATGCCCGAAATGGTGGCCATCTTTAACGGTTTTGGGGGTGGCGCTTCAGCGCTGGTGGCATGGGGTGAGTTTGTGCGCATCAGTGACCCTACCCTACTTGGTACACAAGATCTAATAACTATTGGACTCAGTATCCTCATCGGGTCCATAACCTTCACTGGTAGCTTTATTGCCTTTGGGAAGCTCAAAGGATTCATCAGCGGTAACCCCATTACCTTTCCGGGTCACAACATTTTTAATGCGCTATTGACGGTTGGCACACTCGTGCTAGTGGGGTTGCTAACGGTTAACCCAGCTAACCAGCTGGTGTTCTGGCTATTATTTGGCATTGCACTTCTACTCGGGATCCTCACCGTTATACCCATTGGCGGGGCCGATATGCCGGTAGTAATTTCCTTACTTAATTCCTATTCCGGCATTGCTGCTGCCATGGCCGGATTTGTAATCAATAACAACCTGCTGATTATCAGCGGTGCACTGGTTGGTGCTGCGGGACTCATCCTCACAAATATCATGTGTAAAGCGATGAATCGTACACTCACCAATGTGCTCTTTGGTGCATTCGGTGGCAGTGATAGTTCAGACTCTGGTCCTGCTTCCGATACTGACAAAACAGTGCGCGAAACGACCCCTGATGATGTAGCCCTACAGTGCACCTATGCTAACAAAGTCATTATCGTACCCGGCTATGGGCTGGCCGTTGCACAAGCACAACATGTACTCAAAGAAGTAGCAGATAAGCTAGAAGAGGAAGGTGTAGAAGTGAAATACGGTATCCATCCCGTCGCAGGACGCATGCCCGGACACATGAACGTACTGTTAGCCGAAGCAGATGTGCCTTACGACCAGTTATATGATAGGGAACAAATCAATCCCGAGTTTTCATCCACGGATGTGGTACTCATTATTGGTGCCAATGATGTGGTTAATCCCGTTGCCAAAACTGAGCCGGGCAGTCCTATTTACGGCATGCCTGTTATGAATGTAGATGACGCTGACCGAACAATTATTTTTAAGCGAAGCCTGAATCCCGGTTTTGCGGGTATTGACAATCCGCTTTTTTATGCTGAAAGCAACCAGATGTTCTTTGGCGATGCGAAAGACTCACTGCAAGCACTTTCCCAATCACTTAAGGATGTAAAATAG
- a CDS encoding NAD(P) transhydrogenase subunit alpha, whose translation MSGLIFNLFIFVLASFVGFELISKVPPTLHTPLMSGANAISGITIIGAVIIAGQIDQQVAQIIGFAAIVFATINVVGGFMVTDRMLEMFKKKEDNDG comes from the coding sequence ATGTCCGGACTCATTTTTAATCTCTTTATTTTTGTGCTCGCCTCTTTTGTAGGCTTTGAACTTATTTCAAAGGTTCCACCGACATTGCACACGCCACTAATGTCCGGCGCTAATGCCATTTCGGGAATTACCATCATCGGAGCTGTTATTATTGCCGGACAAATCGATCAGCAAGTAGCTCAAATTATTGGTTTTGCTGCTATTGTCTTTGCCACTATCAACGTCGTGGGCGGATTTATGGTAACCGACCGCATGCTCGAAATGTTTAAGAAAAAAGAGGATAACGATGGGTAA
- a CDS encoding Re/Si-specific NAD(P)(+) transhydrogenase subunit alpha: MIVAIPKETAEREKRVALIPETIANLVEKGLEVRVESDAGRAANYLDETYQEAGAEIVKDRNKLFKEADILISIQTPPKEDLEQMKAESILICFLWALQNEETVTLLKKENITALGMDAIPRISRAQNMDALSSMSSIAGYKAALIGANELDRYLPMMMTAAGTIAPAKVLVLGAGVAGLQAIATNKRLGAVVEAFDIRPAVKEQVESLGATFIEVPDLDDESETEGGYAKELAEDEQERQRQIIHEHAKKSDIIITTALIPGKPAPLLVTKEMVKDMHAGAAIVDLAAEQGGNCEVTKPGETTVTDEVKVIGPLNIPSMLAYHASQMYSKNMLALLNHLLDEDGTPEFDFDDEITLKTTITHQGDIISPILKE; encoded by the coding sequence GTGATTGTAGCTATCCCCAAAGAAACGGCCGAGCGCGAAAAACGAGTAGCCCTGATTCCCGAAACTATTGCTAATCTTGTCGAGAAGGGATTAGAAGTACGGGTTGAATCGGATGCCGGTCGTGCTGCTAACTACCTGGATGAGACCTATCAAGAGGCAGGAGCTGAAATTGTAAAAGACCGAAACAAACTTTTTAAAGAAGCAGACATTCTTATTAGCATTCAAACACCGCCCAAAGAAGATCTTGAACAGATGAAAGCGGAAAGTATTTTAATCTGCTTTTTATGGGCACTGCAAAACGAGGAAACCGTTACTCTTCTCAAAAAAGAAAATATCACCGCCTTGGGAATGGATGCCATCCCCCGCATTTCACGTGCTCAAAATATGGATGCGCTATCGTCGATGAGCTCTATTGCAGGATATAAAGCAGCCCTTATTGGCGCCAATGAACTGGATCGTTACTTGCCCATGATGATGACTGCTGCCGGTACTATTGCTCCTGCTAAAGTACTTGTATTGGGAGCCGGCGTAGCGGGGCTTCAAGCTATCGCCACCAACAAAAGACTAGGGGCTGTCGTCGAAGCTTTTGATATTCGTCCTGCTGTAAAAGAACAAGTTGAAAGCCTTGGAGCGACCTTTATAGAAGTACCTGATCTTGATGATGAATCAGAAACTGAAGGTGGATATGCCAAAGAGCTGGCCGAGGATGAACAAGAACGGCAGCGACAAATAATTCATGAACACGCTAAAAAATCGGACATTATTATTACTACGGCACTCATTCCCGGAAAGCCGGCTCCGCTCTTGGTAACGAAAGAAATGGTGAAAGATATGCATGCCGGTGCTGCTATTGTTGACCTGGCAGCCGAGCAAGGCGGTAATTGTGAAGTTACCAAACCGGGAGAAACTACGGTTACTGATGAAGTAAAAGTTATTGGTCCATTAAATATACCCAGCATGTTGGCTTATCATGCCAGCCAAATGTATTCAAAAAATATGCTGGCATTACTCAATCATCTGCTTGATGAAGACGGTACCCCGGAATTTGATTTTGATGATGAGATCACCCTAAAAACAACAATAACGCATCAGGGCGACATTATTAGTCCAATACTGAAAGAATAG
- the trxB gene encoding thioredoxin-disulfide reductase, which yields MEDIAGKTFDVVIVGSGPAGLTAALYASRADLDPLVFEGPEPGGQLMQTTDVENYPGYPEGVMGPQMMQDFREQAERFGADCRYGMVTDVDFEDRPYKLEVDEETTLFANSLIVSTGASAKWLGLESEQRLRGQGVSACATCDGAFFRDEHVIVVGGGDTAMEEATFLTKFASKVTILHRRQELRASKTMQQRAFNDEKIEFMWDTELEEVLGDEAVDGVKVINNETQEITTLEDVTGVFIAIGHKPNTDLFKGVLEMDDVGYIQTKGQSTETDMPGIFACGDAMDPVYRQAVTAAGTGCRAALDAEGFLAEQEVKEKALAE from the coding sequence ATGGAAGATATTGCTGGAAAAACATTTGATGTCGTTATTGTAGGAAGCGGTCCCGCAGGTTTGACGGCCGCACTATATGCTTCACGTGCTGATTTAGATCCTCTTGTTTTTGAAGGACCCGAACCCGGCGGGCAGCTCATGCAAACTACTGATGTAGAAAATTATCCCGGGTATCCCGAAGGTGTAATGGGGCCCCAAATGATGCAGGACTTTCGCGAACAGGCCGAGCGATTTGGTGCCGATTGCCGCTACGGTATGGTCACAGATGTTGATTTCGAGGATCGTCCTTATAAGCTGGAAGTGGACGAGGAAACCACACTTTTTGCAAACTCACTTATTGTTTCTACAGGTGCATCTGCCAAATGGCTGGGGCTTGAAAGTGAACAACGTTTGCGTGGCCAGGGTGTATCAGCATGTGCAACCTGTGATGGCGCCTTTTTCCGTGACGAACATGTAATTGTCGTTGGCGGCGGTGATACCGCGATGGAAGAAGCTACATTTCTAACTAAGTTTGCCAGCAAAGTTACCATCTTGCATCGTCGGCAGGAGCTTCGAGCATCCAAGACAATGCAACAGCGTGCATTTAACGATGAAAAGATTGAGTTTATGTGGGATACTGAGCTCGAAGAAGTTCTTGGTGATGAAGCAGTGGACGGTGTTAAAGTAATCAATAACGAAACGCAAGAAATTACTACCCTGGAGGATGTGACAGGCGTTTTTATTGCCATTGGACATAAACCTAATACTGATTTGTTTAAGGGCGTTCTCGAAATGGATGATGTAGGTTACATCCAGACAAAGGGACAGTCAACAGAAACGGATATGCCCGGCATTTTTGCGTGCGGTGATGCGATGGATCCGGTATATCGCCAAGCTGTTACCGCAGCGGGTACGGGATGCCGCGCGGCACTTGACGCCGAAGGATTTTTAGCCGAACAAGAAGTAAAAGAAAAAGCGTTGGCAGAATAA